A genome region from Novosphingobium sp. G106 includes the following:
- the ccoG gene encoding cytochrome c oxidase accessory protein CcoG, with the protein MPGLEAPPVAPFYEKRKSVFPKAIDGKFRRIKWLWMGVTLAIYYVTPWLRWNRGPYAPSQAVLVDLAHRRFYMFGIEIWPQEFYFVAGLLIMAGIGLFLVTSAVGRAWCGYSCPQTVWTDLFQHVDRIVDGDRNAQIRLQSGPWNAQKIGKRAVKWSIYLFISFWTGGAWILYFADAPTLVRDFWAGEAAPVAYATVAALTATTFVLGGFLREQVCIYMCPWPRIQSAMLDENSLIVTYKDWRGEPRGSVKQASGAAPPLGDCVDCNQCVAVCPTGIDIRDGPQIGCITCALCIDACDAVMAQVGRSRRLIDYVTLEGAEAEKAGAAPQNVLETILRPRTLVYFGIWCAIGLALLFALGVRRHIDLSVAKDRNPPFMVLSDGSLRNAFTVKLLNMESRPRPMEIGLSGLPGAVMWRDDMPRSAASRVLRQKVEADQVSVLRVYVAAPPGSLPQDFSFMLRALDKEGEGDAHTTRFDAPGESE; encoded by the coding sequence ATGCCAGGCCTTGAAGCTCCTCCAGTCGCCCCGTTCTACGAGAAGCGAAAGTCCGTCTTCCCCAAGGCGATCGATGGAAAGTTTCGCCGGATCAAGTGGCTGTGGATGGGTGTCACGCTTGCGATCTACTACGTGACGCCCTGGCTGCGGTGGAACCGCGGCCCCTATGCGCCCAGCCAGGCGGTCCTCGTCGATCTGGCGCACCGGCGTTTCTACATGTTCGGCATCGAGATCTGGCCTCAGGAGTTCTATTTCGTCGCGGGCCTTCTCATCATGGCCGGCATCGGCCTGTTTCTGGTGACGAGCGCAGTCGGGCGCGCCTGGTGCGGCTATTCCTGCCCGCAGACCGTCTGGACGGATTTGTTCCAGCATGTCGACCGCATCGTCGACGGCGATCGCAATGCCCAGATACGGCTGCAGAGCGGACCGTGGAATGCTCAGAAGATCGGCAAGCGCGCAGTCAAATGGTCGATCTATCTTTTCATCAGCTTCTGGACCGGCGGCGCGTGGATCCTCTATTTCGCCGACGCCCCCACGCTCGTGCGCGACTTCTGGGCGGGTGAGGCAGCGCCGGTAGCCTATGCAACGGTTGCGGCACTGACGGCGACGACCTTCGTCCTTGGCGGCTTCCTGCGCGAGCAGGTCTGCATCTACATGTGTCCCTGGCCGCGCATTCAGTCGGCGATGCTCGACGAGAATTCGCTCATCGTCACCTACAAGGATTGGCGCGGGGAACCGCGCGGCAGCGTCAAGCAGGCAAGCGGCGCGGCGCCCCCGCTGGGCGACTGCGTCGACTGCAACCAATGCGTTGCCGTCTGTCCCACCGGTATCGACATCCGGGACGGACCGCAGATCGGCTGCATCACCTGCGCGCTCTGCATCGATGCCTGCGATGCCGTCATGGCCCAGGTCGGCCGCAGCCGCCGTCTGATCGACTACGTGACGCTCGAAGGGGCGGAAGCGGAAAAGGCGGGCGCGGCCCCGCAGAACGTGCTGGAGACGATCCTGCGTCCGCGAACGCTCGTTTACTTCGGCATTTGGTGTGCGATCGGTCTCGCCTTGCTGTTCGCGCTCGGCGTGCGGCGGCACATCGACCTGTCGGTCGCGAAAGATCGCAATCCGCCGTTCATGGTGCTGAGCGACGGATCGCTGCGCAACGCCTTCACCGTGAAACTGCTCAATATGGAAAGCCGCCCCCGCCCCATGGAGATTGGCCTTTCCGGCCTGCCGGGCGCGGTGATGTGGCGCGACGACATGCCGCGGTCTGCCGCGAGCCGCGTTCTGCGACAAAAGGTCGAGGCGGACCAGGTGTCGGTCCTGCGCGTCTATGTTGCCGCGCCTCCCGGCAGCTTGCCTCAGGATTTCAGCTTCATGCTTCGCGCTCTCGATAAGGAAGGGGAAGGCGACGCGCACACGACCCGTTTTGATGCTCCGGGAGAATCCGAATGA